In one Cronobacter dublinensis subsp. dublinensis LMG 23823 genomic region, the following are encoded:
- the wrbA gene encoding NAD(P)H:quinone oxidoreductase, with product MAKVLVLYYSMYGHVETLAHAVAEGVEKVQGAEVTIKRVPETMQAEAFTKAGGKAQDTPVATPQELADYDAIIVGTPTRFGNMSGQMRTFFDQTGGLWASGALYGKLASVFSSTGTGGGQEHTISSTWTTLAHHGMIIVPIGYGAQELFDISTVRGGTPYGATTIAGGDGSRQPSQEELAIARYQGEYVAGLAVKMKG from the coding sequence ATGGCGAAAGTTCTGGTGCTTTATTATTCCATGTACGGGCATGTCGAAACGCTGGCGCACGCGGTGGCCGAGGGCGTTGAAAAGGTTCAGGGCGCGGAAGTGACTATTAAGCGCGTTCCGGAAACCATGCAGGCGGAAGCCTTCACTAAAGCCGGCGGCAAAGCGCAGGACACCCCGGTCGCCACTCCGCAGGAGCTCGCGGATTACGACGCCATTATCGTTGGCACTCCGACCCGTTTTGGCAATATGTCCGGCCAGATGCGTACTTTCTTCGACCAGACGGGCGGCCTGTGGGCCTCCGGCGCGCTGTACGGCAAACTGGCGAGCGTCTTTAGCTCAACCGGCACCGGCGGCGGTCAGGAACACACCATTTCTTCTACATGGACTACCCTTGCTCATCATGGAATGATCATTGTGCCTATCGGTTATGGGGCGCAGGAGCTGTTTGATATTTCCACGGTACGCGGCGGCACGCCTTACGGCGCGACCACAATCGCAGGCGGCGACGGCTCGCGCCAGCCAAGCCAGGAAGAACTGGCTATCGCCCGCTATCAGGGCGAATACGTGGCGGGCCTCGCCGTCAAAATGAAAGGCTAA
- a CDS encoding YccJ family protein, which yields MPTQESKSHHVGEWASLRNTSPEIAEAIFEVADYDEVMAEKIWEEGSDEVLIRAFKKTDADSLFWGEQTIERKNV from the coding sequence ATGCCGACACAAGAATCGAAATCCCATCACGTGGGAGAATGGGCCAGCCTGCGTAATACGTCGCCTGAAATCGCCGAAGCGATTTTCGAAGTGGCCGACTATGACGAGGTGATGGCCGAGAAAATCTGGGAAGAAGGCAGCGATGAAGTGCTTATCCGGGCCTTTAAGAAAACCGATGCGGATTCGCTCTTCTGGGGCGAACAGACTATCGAACGTAAAAACGTCTGA
- a CDS encoding con-10 family general stress protein, whose translation MANHRGGSGNFAEDRDRASEAGRKGGQQSGGNFKNDPQRASEAGKKGGKNSHGGGRS comes from the coding sequence ATGGCAAACCATCGTGGTGGTTCAGGTAATTTCGCAGAAGATCGTGACAGAGCATCAGAAGCAGGTCGTAAAGGTGGCCAGCAGAGCGGCGGGAACTTCAAAAATGACCCGCAACGCGCTTCCGAAGCTGGGAAAAAAGGGGGTAAAAACAGTCATGGCGGCGGACGTAGTTAG